CGATGAAAACGCTCTTATTTTACCATTCAGCGCGCAAAGGGCAATGTTTTTTTCACACTTTTCCGCCCGAGAGCCGCCCTTGTCCCTTACTTGGCCGCGAAGGAGCCCTGGGGCCGCCGCGAATCCTCAGGATGTCCCGGTACGTTGTGCAGTTTGCGCAGCACCTGGTCGCTGCGCCGCAGGGAATTTTCGCTGACCTTGTCCGTCGTCAGGTTGGACACGACGATGTTGATGAGAAAGGCCAGGGGACAGACGAGCAGGGCCGAGGAGGTCGCGGGCAGCAGACCCGTGGCGGTGAAGGCCGGCACGTTGAGAATCCAGCCCGTCATGGCGAGCAGGGTCAGGGCGAGGCCGAAGGTCATGCCGGCCAGGGCCCCGTACTTGTTGGCGCGTGAATACCAGACCGCCAGCACGCAGGCGGGAAAAATGGTGTTGCCGGCGATGGCGAAGGCCATGGCGACGATCTGCGCGATGAGCGCCGGGGGATTGAGGGCGAAGAGCACCACGACGGCGCACAGGGCTGCGGTGACCAGTCGCCCCACCAGCAACTGCTGCTTGTCGGTGCTGTCGGGGCGAAACACCGTGGCGTACCAGTCGTGGGCCACCGCCGAGGCGCCCGCCACCAGCAGCCCGGCCACCGTGGAGATGCCCGCCGCCATGGCCCCGGCGGCCAGATAGCCGATAAAGGCGATGCCGAGTTCCGCGCGCTCGGGCGCCGAGAGGATGATGACATCCGCCACGGCGCGCCCGCCCAGGGGATTCCAGTATTTGCCCAGGGCGGCGTAAACCGGCGAGGACCAGTAAAGCAGGCCGATGAAGAACAGCCCCCAGAGCACGCTGCGTCGCGCGATGTCTTCGTTTTTCACGGTGTAGAAGCGGATCATGATGTGCGGCAGCCCCGCCGTGCCGACCATCAGGGTGAAGACCAGGGCGATGAAATGATAGATGCTGCCGCCCGTGCCCCAGGGCAGATAGGCGCGGGTCGCCTTGTCCAGCTCCTCGCCCTCCAGAACCCCGACGGCGGTTTTTCCCTCCATCAGATCCGAGAGCAGGCGGCCGTATTCGATCTGGGGCAGGATGCCGCTGCCGCCGGCCTTCTGCATCAGGCTCCACAGGGGAATGAGAAACGCCGAAATCAGCACCACGTACTGGATCTGCTGGTTGCGGGTCACCCCGGACATGCCCGAGATCAGCATGTAGGCCAGCACCACCCCGGCGGCGAAGAACACGCTGGAGGCGTAGCTCATGCCGAAGATCCAGCCGCACACCAGGCCGATGCCCTTGAACTGCGCGGTGGCGTAGGTGATGGCGATGATCACCGTCACCGTGGCGGCAAACAGGCGCACGCCGTGGGAATCGAAGCGATCGCCGAGAAACTCGGGGATGGTGTATTTGCCGAAGCGGCGCAGCTGCGCGGCGAGCAGCACCAGCAGCAGCACGTAGCCGCCCGTCCAGCCGATGATGTAGCCCAGGCCGAACCAGCCTTGCAGATAGAGCAGGCCGGCCACGCCCATGAAGGAGGCCGCCGACATCCAGTCCGAGGCGATGGCCGCGCCGTTGCCGTACTTGCCGATGCCCTGGCCCGCCACCCAGTAGCCCGAGGTGGTGGAGACCCGCGAGAGAAATCCCACGCCGACATAGACGACCATCAGGGCGAGCATGATCAGCGCCGGCGCCGCCTTGAAGCCTGGTTCGAGCTGAAAGATCTCCTCGCCGGCGCGAACGGCTTGCTCCGCCCAGCCGAGGCTCGCCGTGCTCAACACCAGAAGCAGGGCCGCGCCCATCCCGGGCAGGT
This is a stretch of genomic DNA from Geoalkalibacter sp.. It encodes these proteins:
- a CDS encoding VC_2705 family sodium/solute symporter, translated to MRLNNLPGMGAALLLVLSTASLGWAEQAVRAGEEIFQLEPGFKAAPALIMLALMVVYVGVGFLSRVSTTSGYWVAGQGIGKYGNGAAIASDWMSAASFMGVAGLLYLQGWFGLGYIIGWTGGYVLLLVLLAAQLRRFGKYTIPEFLGDRFDSHGVRLFAATVTVIIAITYATAQFKGIGLVCGWIFGMSYASSVFFAAGVVLAYMLISGMSGVTRNQQIQYVVLISAFLIPLWSLMQKAGGSGILPQIEYGRLLSDLMEGKTAVGVLEGEELDKATRAYLPWGTGGSIYHFIALVFTLMVGTAGLPHIMIRFYTVKNEDIARRSVLWGLFFIGLLYWSSPVYAALGKYWNPLGGRAVADVIILSAPERAELGIAFIGYLAAGAMAAGISTVAGLLVAGASAVAHDWYATVFRPDSTDKQQLLVGRLVTAALCAVVVLFALNPPALIAQIVAMAFAIAGNTIFPACVLAVWYSRANKYGALAGMTFGLALTLLAMTGWILNVPAFTATGLLPATSSALLVCPLAFLINIVVSNLTTDKVSENSLRRSDQVLRKLHNVPGHPEDSRRPQGSFAAK